A region of Haliotis asinina isolate JCU_RB_2024 chromosome 7, JCU_Hal_asi_v2, whole genome shotgun sequence DNA encodes the following proteins:
- the LOC137292000 gene encoding uncharacterized protein yields the protein MGGSHYPDPTPATTVDLLEMNIITFRKSLLYGLLSAALLVLTGRYVLHSKLFILAITSFSEYYAMDEHLLDTASDETGPGELNLANTNLRNLTQVSSLFAKQKLLHKTGEPILLLFTTWDSPAGNDMVRRSVLRSWSWLKPAVIPVLFTSDPDAKTEALLHGWHSHNVTEQSCYPNATPTLRSMFYTIAELYGKRIPLLGFAASDTLFDESIVSTFQAFIREQLARDNKPFVVLGKRTDVLLESGVELESSLDVRQWSRKGNFTKDGLSGFFVTNRMFPWTRLPRVNGALQGVYEWIGVFCTHNYVPLYDITATALSVHIHTKPTAAQRSLTACNEDIINKSGPHPPNNHCGHIECFTLRSKSTTGGHIKFYEIATSALPESCNDCGM from the exons ATGGGTGGGTCCCACTACCCCGACCCGACTCCAGCCACGACAG TGGATCTCCTAGAGATGAACATCATAACGTTTCGTAAGTCGTTGTTGTATGGCCTTCTCTCCGCTGCCCTCCTCGTACTGACAGGGCGGTATGTCCTTCACAGCAAGCTGTTCATTTTGGCTATAACGTCTTTCAGTGAGTACTATGCCATGGACGAACATCTCCTGGATACAGCATCAGATGAGACCGGACCAGGAGAGCTTAACCTGGCCAACACAAATCTGCGAAATCTTACCCAGGTTTCAAGCCTCTTCGCAAAACAAAAGCTCTTACATAAAACTGGTGAGCCCATACTTCTTCTGTTTACAACCTGGGACAGTCCCGCTGGCAATGACATGGTGAGGAGGAGTGTTCTGAGGAGCTGGAGCTGGCTGAAACCTGCGGTCATCCCAGTTCTGTTCACATCAGATCCAGACGCAAAGACTGAAGCTTTGTTACATGGCTGGCATTCTCACAATGTCACCGAGCAAAGCTGCTATCCCAATGCAACACCAACTTTGAGGTCTATGTTCTACACAATCGCAGAACTCTACGGCAAAAGGATTCCACTTCTTGGCTTTGCTGCAAGTGACACGTTGTTCGACGAAAGCATTGTATCGACCTTTCAAGCATTCATTCGAGAACAGCTTGCCAGAGATAATAAACCATTTGTTGTCCTTGGCAAACGAACCGATGTTCTTCTGGAAAGTGGAGTTGAGTTGGAGAGCAGTTTAGACGTGCGTCAATGGTCCCGTAAAGGTAACTTCACAAAGGACGGGTTATCGGGATTCTTTGTCACCAATCGGATGTTTCCGTGGACTCGTCTTCCACGTGTTAATGGGGCTCTACAGGGTGTATATGAATGGATCGGTGTGTTTTGCACACACAACTATGTTCCTCTTTATGACATTACCGCCACTGCTTTGTCGGTGCACATTCACACTAAACCAACAGCAGCGCAGAGAAGCCTGACTGCTTGTAATGAAGATATCATTAACAAGAGCGGCCCTCATCCACCAAACAACCACTGTGGACATATAGAGTGTTTTACCTTGCGCTCTAAGTCGACAACGGGAGGGCACATAAAGTTTTATGAAATTGCTACATCGGCTCTGCCAGAAAGTTGTAATGATTGTGGGATGTAG